A window from Actimicrobium sp. CCC2.4 encodes these proteins:
- a CDS encoding PepSY domain-containing protein, with the protein MPPVTLRRWAWIHKWSSLVCTVFMLLLCLTGLPLIFHHEIDGLLGNVVEAPSMPAATPLADVDQVLAAAKALYPGKIVQYMSREIDEARIWNVTLGDFINDPNFNSIAVDARTAKVLAEPKFEGSFVYVMFRLHVDLFAGLPGMLFLGFMGLLLIVAIISGVVLYAPFMRKLAFGTVRRERTPRTRWLDTHNLLGAATLVWALVVGATGMINTWADLVLKYWQSDQMAQMVAPYKDLPVPTQLASMQQSMQAAQALHPDMDFGFIAWPGTPFSSPHHYGIFMRGRDALTARLYQPVLVDAQTAQVTDSRSLPWYLTGLLISQPLHFGDYGGMGMKILWALLDVATIVVLGSGVYLWLRRGGRGRSVTGLPALAAPVRSDALP; encoded by the coding sequence ATGCCTCCTGTCACACTGCGCCGCTGGGCCTGGATCCACAAATGGAGCAGCCTGGTCTGCACCGTCTTCATGCTGTTGTTGTGCCTGACCGGCCTGCCGCTGATTTTTCACCACGAGATTGATGGCTTGCTCGGTAATGTCGTCGAGGCACCGTCGATGCCAGCCGCCACGCCACTTGCTGATGTCGACCAGGTACTGGCTGCGGCCAAGGCGCTGTATCCCGGCAAGATCGTCCAGTACATGTCGCGCGAGATCGACGAAGCGCGGATCTGGAATGTCACGCTGGGCGATTTCATCAACGACCCGAACTTTAATTCGATCGCCGTCGATGCCCGTACCGCTAAGGTCCTGGCCGAACCGAAATTCGAAGGCAGCTTCGTTTATGTGATGTTCCGGCTGCACGTCGACCTGTTTGCCGGCTTGCCGGGCATGCTGTTCCTGGGATTCATGGGCTTGTTGCTGATCGTCGCGATCATTTCAGGGGTCGTGCTGTATGCGCCGTTCATGCGCAAGCTGGCGTTCGGCACGGTGCGCCGCGAGCGCACGCCGCGCACCCGCTGGCTCGATACCCATAATCTGCTGGGGGCCGCGACGCTGGTCTGGGCGCTGGTCGTTGGCGCAACCGGCATGATCAATACCTGGGCCGACCTGGTGCTCAAGTATTGGCAGTCGGACCAGATGGCGCAGATGGTCGCGCCTTACAAGGATTTGCCGGTGCCCACCCAGCTGGCGTCGATGCAGCAATCGATGCAGGCCGCGCAGGCGCTGCACCCCGACATGGATTTCGGTTTCATTGCGTGGCCGGGCACGCCGTTCAGCAGTCCGCATCACTACGGGATTTTCATGCGCGGCCGCGATGCGCTGACAGCGCGGCTATACCAGCCGGTACTGGTCGATGCGCAAACCGCGCAAGTGACCGACAGCCGCAGCTTGCCCTGGTATCTGACCGGCCTGCTGATTTCGCAGCCGCTGCATTTCGGCGATTACGGCGGCATGGGCATGAAAATACTCTGGGCTCTGCTTGACGTGGCGACCATCGTTGTTCTGGGCAGCGGTGTCTATCTGTGGCTCAGGCGCGGCGGGCGGGGCCGGAGCGTGACCGGTTTGCCGGCACTGGCGGCACCGGTGCGCAGCGATGCGCTGCCATGA
- a CDS encoding cysteine-rich CWC family protein, whose product MSRCLRCGAEFGCGMVDPATSGPCWCTLLPSLPALPAGSDASCFCPACLRELLEQTLPPAIP is encoded by the coding sequence ATGAGTCGCTGCCTGCGCTGCGGTGCCGAATTCGGCTGCGGCATGGTCGATCCGGCGACCTCCGGTCCGTGCTGGTGTACGTTATTACCGAGCTTGCCGGCGCTGCCGGCCGGCAGCGATGCCAGCTGCTTTTGTCCGGCCTGCCTGCGCGAGTTGCTGGAGCAAACACTCCCGCCAGCAATACCCTGA
- a CDS encoding zf-HC2 domain-containing protein → MSLKPTCREVHRLVSEGQDRDLSILEKIRVRVHLAICDACTTFNTQIGFLRRAMHKFEIPADTPGTPPAPAKPDAE, encoded by the coding sequence ATGAGCCTCAAACCCACTTGCCGTGAAGTCCATCGCCTCGTCTCGGAAGGCCAGGACCGCGACTTGTCCATCCTCGAAAAAATCCGTGTGCGCGTGCACCTGGCTATCTGCGATGCCTGCACGACCTTCAATACGCAGATCGGTTTTTTACGCCGGGCCATGCACAAGTTCGAGATCCCGGCCGATACGCCGGGGACGCCGCCCGCCCCGGCCAAGCCGGATGCCGAATGA
- a CDS encoding sigma-70 family RNA polymerase sigma factor, with protein sequence MTTTLHRELETLRPALLRFAILQLRDSTLADDVVQEALIAVLEKPDRFAGQSTLRTYVTGILKFKIIDALRAAGRTRQFLVTEDQSEDDVIDALFAANGHAIDKPRPWGNPDAALEQKDFFRVMELCLEKLPPNTARVFLMREWLELDTDEICQELAITTSNAWVMLYRARLRLRACLELHWFGNLPASHAR encoded by the coding sequence ATGACCACAACACTGCACCGGGAACTTGAAACACTGCGACCGGCCCTGCTGCGATTTGCCATCTTGCAACTGCGTGACAGCACACTGGCCGACGATGTCGTGCAGGAAGCGCTGATCGCTGTCCTGGAAAAACCCGACCGGTTTGCCGGCCAGTCAACGCTACGCACCTATGTCACCGGCATCCTGAAATTCAAGATCATTGATGCGCTGCGGGCAGCGGGACGCACCCGGCAATTTCTTGTCACCGAGGACCAGAGCGAGGATGACGTGATCGATGCACTGTTCGCCGCCAATGGCCATGCCATCGACAAACCGCGTCCGTGGGGCAATCCCGACGCCGCGCTGGAACAGAAGGATTTTTTCCGGGTGATGGAACTCTGCCTGGAAAAACTGCCGCCCAACACCGCGCGGGTCTTCCTGATGCGCGAGTGGCTGGAGCTCGACACCGATGAAATTTGTCAGGAACTGGCGATCACCACGTCTAACGCCTGGGTCATGTTGTATCGCGCACGATTGCGTCTGCGCGCATGCCTGGAACTGCACTGGTTCGGCAATCTGCCCGCCAGCCACGCTCGCTAA
- the argB gene encoding acetylglutamate kinase, with the protein MSELLPDLFSVSPQIKAEILAEALPYIRKFHGKTIVVKYGGNAMTEERLKHGFARDVILLKLVGMNPVVVHGGGPQIDNALKKIGKQGTFIRGMRITDEETMEVVEWVLGGEVQQDIVMLINHYGGQAVGLTGKDGGLIRARKMKMPDSENPGQFLDLGFVGEIDAINPAVVKALQDDAFIPIISPIGFGEDGQAYNINADLVAGKIAEILKAEKLIMMTNIPGVMDKSGNLVTDLSAREIDEMFADGTISGGMLPKISSALDAAKSGVNTVHIIDGRIEHSLLLEVLTEQAFGTMIRSH; encoded by the coding sequence ATGTCCGAACTCCTTCCCGACCTGTTCTCGGTCTCGCCGCAAATCAAGGCTGAAATTCTGGCCGAAGCCCTGCCCTACATCCGCAAGTTCCATGGCAAGACCATCGTCGTCAAATACGGCGGCAATGCAATGACCGAAGAGCGTCTCAAGCACGGTTTTGCACGCGACGTGATCTTGCTCAAACTGGTTGGCATGAATCCGGTCGTGGTCCACGGCGGTGGTCCGCAAATCGATAACGCGCTCAAAAAAATCGGCAAGCAGGGCACCTTCATCCGCGGCATGCGCATCACCGACGAAGAAACCATGGAAGTCGTTGAATGGGTGCTAGGCGGCGAAGTCCAGCAAGACATCGTGATGCTGATCAATCACTACGGCGGCCAGGCAGTCGGGCTGACCGGCAAGGATGGCGGCCTGATCCGCGCCCGCAAAATGAAGATGCCGGACAGCGAAAACCCGGGGCAATTCCTGGATCTGGGTTTCGTTGGCGAGATCGATGCGATCAACCCGGCGGTGGTCAAGGCGCTGCAGGATGATGCTTTTATCCCGATCATTTCGCCGATCGGTTTTGGCGAAGACGGCCAGGCCTACAACATCAACGCCGACCTCGTCGCCGGCAAGATTGCCGAAATCCTGAAAGCCGAAAAGCTGATCATGATGACCAATATCCCGGGCGTGATGGACAAGAGCGGCAACCTTGTCACCGACCTGTCGGCACGCGAGATCGATGAAATGTTCGCCGATGGCACGATCTCCGGCGGCATGCTGCCGAAGATTTCGTCGGCGCTGGATGCTGCCAAATCGGGCGTCAATACGGTCCACATCATTGATGGCCGCATCGAGCATTCGTTACTGCTGGAAGTGCTGACCGAGCAGGCATTCGGGACGATGATCCGCTCGCATTAA
- a CDS encoding DUF1045 domain-containing protein: protein MSLPPAAALSRYAIYFAPASNSPWWQAGCRWLGRDPEHQLDGLDATTPLRGNARRYGFHTTLKAPFRLADGCDEARLQASAQRFAAQQAVLTVPLPAVRLLGNFLALQADAAVPEISALAQRCVVHFDALRAPLTPDELARRLSAPLTSRQQALLQQWGYPYTGEEFRFHMTLSDSLTGVAPTVAQTMAGEASAAFAEAMATPLVIDGIAIFRERENGAPFELMARYGFGGSPG, encoded by the coding sequence ATGTCACTGCCCCCTGCCGCCGCACTCTCCCGCTATGCCATTTATTTCGCGCCTGCAAGCAACTCGCCGTGGTGGCAGGCCGGTTGCCGCTGGCTGGGCCGCGATCCGGAACACCAGCTTGATGGCCTCGATGCCACGACGCCATTGCGCGGGAACGCGCGTCGCTATGGTTTTCATACAACGCTGAAAGCGCCGTTCCGGCTGGCGGATGGCTGCGACGAAGCGCGCTTGCAGGCGAGCGCGCAGCGGTTTGCCGCGCAGCAGGCGGTGCTGACCGTGCCGCTGCCGGCGGTGCGGCTGCTGGGAAATTTTCTGGCACTGCAGGCGGACGCTGCGGTGCCGGAGATCAGCGCGCTGGCGCAACGCTGCGTCGTCCATTTCGATGCGTTGCGTGCCCCGCTGACCCCGGACGAACTGGCGCGCCGGCTGAGCGCGCCGCTGACATCGCGCCAGCAAGCCTTGCTGCAGCAGTGGGGCTATCCGTACACCGGCGAGGAATTCCGTTTTCACATGACATTGAGCGATAGCCTGACGGGCGTGGCACCGACGGTCGCGCAAACCATGGCGGGGGAAGCCAGTGCCGCATTTGCAGAGGCGATGGCGACACCGCTGGTCATTGACGGGATCGCGATTTTTCGGGAAAGGGAAAACGGTGCGCCGTTCGAACTGATGGCGCGCTATGGATTTGGCGGGTCGCCGGGGTGA
- a CDS encoding alpha-D-ribose 1-methylphosphonate 5-triphosphate diphosphatase — protein sequence MTLIRNAILITATQELPGALAFTGQHISALQPGNSGHEGHDWHGDLLLPGLVELHTDNLEKHLMPRPKVAWPVIPAIIAHDAQIAAAGITTVFDAIAVGDIDPDSMRMQTLPGCIAGLHQAQQAGILRADHFLHLRLELASQDLLELFEPLVDEPLLRMVSLMDHTPGQRQWSDFDHYRTFITGKRGWSDQKVTEMLDGMLERQVRYADANRRAVVSRCRARAIPVPLASHDDTTIAHVTEGHDDGVTMSEFPTTLVAARAAREHGLGIIMGAPNRVRGGSHSGNIAASELARAGLLDVLSSDYVPASLLHAAFLLQNDGLRLPQAIATVSRNPARLAGLDDRGEIAVGLRADFLRVRVVDGIPVVLETWKAGARIA from the coding sequence ATGACCCTGATCCGCAACGCTATCCTGATCACTGCGACGCAAGAACTTCCGGGCGCGCTCGCCTTTACCGGCCAGCACATCAGCGCGCTGCAACCCGGAAATAGCGGCCACGAAGGACATGACTGGCACGGCGATCTGCTGTTGCCCGGGCTGGTCGAGCTGCATACCGACAACCTCGAAAAGCATCTGATGCCGCGCCCGAAAGTGGCCTGGCCGGTCATTCCCGCGATCATTGCCCACGATGCCCAGATTGCCGCCGCCGGTATCACGACCGTCTTCGACGCGATTGCCGTCGGCGATATCGATCCCGACAGCATGCGCATGCAAACCCTGCCGGGCTGCATCGCCGGCTTGCATCAGGCGCAGCAGGCCGGCATTCTCCGCGCCGACCACTTTCTGCATCTGCGTCTGGAGTTGGCGTCGCAAGATTTGCTGGAACTGTTCGAGCCGCTGGTCGACGAGCCGCTGCTGCGGATGGTCTCGCTGATGGACCACACGCCAGGCCAACGCCAGTGGAGTGACTTCGATCACTACCGCACCTTCATCACCGGCAAGCGCGGCTGGAGCGATCAGAAAGTCACCGAGATGCTCGACGGCATGCTGGAGCGCCAGGTCCGTTACGCCGATGCCAACCGTCGCGCGGTGGTGTCGCGGTGCCGCGCCCGCGCGATACCAGTGCCGCTCGCATCGCATGACGACACGACCATCGCCCACGTGACCGAAGGCCATGACGATGGCGTGACGATGTCGGAATTTCCGACTACGCTGGTCGCGGCGCGCGCGGCACGGGAACATGGACTGGGCATCATCATGGGCGCGCCAAACCGGGTGCGCGGCGGTTCGCACTCCGGCAACATTGCCGCCTCTGAGCTGGCACGGGCCGGCTTGCTGGATGTGCTGTCGTCGGACTACGTGCCGGCCAGCCTGCTGCACGCGGCATTTCTGTTGCAGAACGACGGACTGCGTTTGCCGCAAGCGATTGCGACGGTCTCGCGCAATCCGGCGCGACTGGCCGGCCTGGATGATCGCGGCGAAATTGCCGTCGGGCTGCGGGCAGATTTTTTGCGGGTGCGGGTGGTGGACGGGATACCGGTGGTGCTGGAGACGTGGAAGGCGGGGGCGCGCATTGCGTAG
- a CDS encoding nitronate monooxygenase family protein has protein sequence MALPVALQNLSLPVIGSPLFIASGPALVTAQCKAGIVGSFPALNARPAALLDTWLTDIKADLAAYKLANPQALVGPVAVNQIVHQSNDRLAQDVEMCVKHQIPIIISSLRAPPKEMMDAIHSYGGIVLHDVISIRHAQKALEAGVDGLILVAAGAGGHAGALSPFALVGEVRKFFSGPIALSGSIATGDAVLAAQAMGADFAYIGSRWLATKESNVDDAYRQAIVESSAADIVYTNLFTGVHGNYLKKSIVAAGLDPDNLPVADKTAMNFGSTSAKAWRDIWGAGQGVGLMDDVLTVAEMVARLKAEYDAARARLKL, from the coding sequence ATGGCACTGCCCGTTGCGTTGCAAAACCTGAGTCTGCCGGTCATCGGTTCGCCGTTATTCATCGCCAGTGGTCCGGCGCTCGTCACTGCGCAGTGCAAGGCCGGCATCGTCGGTTCGTTTCCGGCGCTCAATGCCCGCCCGGCAGCGCTGCTCGATACCTGGCTGACCGACATCAAGGCCGATCTTGCCGCCTACAAGCTGGCCAATCCGCAAGCGCTGGTCGGCCCGGTCGCCGTCAACCAGATCGTTCACCAATCCAATGACCGCCTCGCCCAGGACGTCGAGATGTGCGTCAAGCACCAGATCCCGATCATCATCTCCAGCCTGCGCGCGCCGCCAAAAGAAATGATGGACGCCATCCACAGCTACGGCGGCATCGTGCTGCATGACGTGATTTCGATCCGCCATGCGCAGAAGGCCCTTGAAGCCGGCGTCGATGGCCTGATCCTGGTTGCCGCCGGTGCCGGTGGCCATGCCGGAGCGCTGTCGCCATTCGCGCTGGTCGGCGAAGTGCGCAAGTTTTTCAGCGGCCCGATTGCGTTGTCCGGATCGATCGCCACCGGCGACGCCGTGCTGGCAGCGCAAGCGATGGGAGCTGACTTTGCCTACATCGGTTCGCGCTGGCTTGCCACCAAAGAGTCGAACGTCGATGACGCCTATCGTCAGGCCATCGTCGAATCCAGCGCTGCCGACATCGTCTACACCAACCTGTTCACCGGCGTGCACGGCAATTACCTGAAAAAATCCATCGTCGCCGCCGGCCTTGACCCCGACAACCTGCCGGTCGCTGACAAGACCGCCATGAATTTCGGCTCCACCAGTGCCAAGGCATGGCGCGATATATGGGGTGCCGGCCAGGGCGTTGGCCTGATGGACGACGTGCTGACAGTCGCCGAGATGGTCGCGCGCCTGAAAGCTGAATACGACGCGGCGCGGGCACGCCTCAAACTGTAA
- a CDS encoding CAAX prenyl protease-related protein encodes MPDRSSLARIAPFATYIVFIAIADLLTRLGFSAMELRWLYPLKISVVVALLWYWRREYVEMAWPPVAGARHWLIAVAVGVAVFVAWINLGSSWMMVAAPTAGYQPLGPDGQMEWGLIAIRLAGAALVVPVMEELFWRAFLLRWLSRPDFLQVDPASVGLKAFAITAVLFAVEHNLWLAGLVAGIAYNLLYVRSRTLWSPILAHGVTNGILGAWVIASGRWEYW; translated from the coding sequence ATGCCTGACCGGTCGTCGCTGGCGCGTATTGCCCCGTTCGCCACCTACATTGTGTTCATTGCGATTGCCGACCTGCTCACGCGGCTGGGTTTTTCCGCGATGGAGTTGCGCTGGCTGTATCCGCTTAAAATTTCTGTGGTCGTCGCCCTGCTCTGGTACTGGCGGCGCGAGTACGTCGAGATGGCATGGCCACCCGTGGCAGGTGCACGTCACTGGCTCATTGCGGTGGCCGTCGGTGTCGCCGTCTTCGTGGCGTGGATTAATCTCGGGTCAAGCTGGATGATGGTGGCCGCGCCCACTGCCGGCTACCAGCCACTCGGGCCGGATGGCCAGATGGAATGGGGGCTGATCGCCATCCGCCTGGCCGGTGCCGCGCTGGTCGTGCCGGTCATGGAAGAATTGTTCTGGCGCGCTTTCCTGCTGCGCTGGCTGTCCCGGCCCGACTTCCTGCAGGTCGATCCCGCATCGGTTGGCCTGAAAGCGTTTGCCATCACCGCCGTCCTGTTTGCTGTCGAGCACAACCTGTGGCTGGCGGGACTTGTTGCCGGAATTGCTTATAACTTGCTGTATGTGCGCAGCCGAACGCTCTGGTCACCGATACTCGCGCATGGTGTGACCAATGGGATACTAGGAGCGTGGGTTATTGCGAGCGGGCGTTGGGAATATTGGTAA
- the epsL gene encoding XrtB/PEP-CTERM-associated polysaccharide biosynthesis outer membrane protein EpsL, giving the protein MDHSVKCASHDNTSFFCLLTTMPLAADQRGGGFPEIKIMLRIQSPALIPLPLLAPLTMVVCALFSGSALAGPGDVFTPYVGIVVSHDDNLFRLSGPEEALLRLGTSSLSDTYRRLNVGLAIDKQISQQRITANLGLNRTAYNRFTQLDNDGKDLQVNLNWHLGTHVEGNIGTTYVESLTPFSDLRATTERNLRTQKRLFADGAWRFHPSWQVRGSVAQDKLNYALASQRGFNRDLNTEVVGIDYLSPTKSSVGIQAGHSSASYLSSINNYSQNELKGKIDWYATGKSRLQFLGGYVERKHDGAPERDYSGTNARVVATHALTGKIGLTANVYREIGSIDDLINSYSLNNGVSLEAAWEISPKTRLAAQLLNERRSYAPNAALVGQGGADREDTYRRASLIGNYAATRKWSLLLIAYRDQQTSNQTFGNYRATGLSLNSRYDF; this is encoded by the coding sequence TTGGATCACAGCGTAAAATGCGCCAGCCATGACAATACGTCATTCTTCTGTTTGCTAACAACGATGCCGCTTGCCGCTGATCAGCGAGGCGGTGGATTTCCGGAAATCAAAATTATGCTTCGAATCCAATCGCCTGCCTTGATTCCCCTGCCGTTGCTGGCACCGTTGACGATGGTTGTTTGTGCTTTGTTTAGCGGGAGTGCGCTGGCTGGACCCGGAGACGTATTTACGCCCTATGTCGGCATAGTGGTTTCTCATGATGACAACCTGTTTCGTTTAAGCGGTCCGGAAGAGGCTTTGCTGCGTTTGGGAACCAGTAGCTTGTCGGATACTTACCGTCGTCTCAATGTGGGCTTGGCGATCGATAAGCAGATCAGCCAGCAACGGATCACTGCCAATCTTGGATTGAACCGGACTGCTTACAACCGCTTTACCCAGCTCGATAACGACGGCAAGGATTTACAGGTCAATCTGAACTGGCATCTGGGCACGCATGTGGAGGGCAATATCGGAACCACTTACGTGGAGTCGTTGACACCATTTTCCGATTTGCGGGCCACGACGGAACGTAATCTCCGGACGCAAAAGCGGTTGTTTGCAGATGGGGCTTGGCGCTTCCATCCGAGCTGGCAGGTGCGCGGGAGCGTTGCCCAGGACAAGTTAAATTATGCGCTAGCGTCGCAGCGCGGTTTTAACCGCGACCTCAATACTGAAGTGGTCGGTATTGACTACCTGAGCCCCACCAAGAGTTCCGTCGGTATTCAGGCCGGCCATTCGTCCGCATCCTACTTGAGTTCAATTAACAATTACTCCCAAAACGAGCTCAAGGGAAAGATCGACTGGTACGCAACTGGCAAGAGCCGTTTGCAATTCCTCGGTGGATACGTTGAGCGCAAGCATGATGGTGCCCCCGAACGCGATTACAGCGGAACTAATGCCCGGGTGGTTGCGACGCATGCGCTGACCGGAAAAATAGGACTCACCGCGAACGTATATCGTGAAATTGGTTCGATCGATGACCTGATCAACAGTTACTCCCTCAACAACGGTGTCAGTCTTGAAGCGGCATGGGAAATCAGCCCCAAGACCCGGCTGGCTGCCCAGTTGCTCAATGAGCGTCGCAGCTACGCACCGAACGCCGCCCTGGTAGGCCAAGGTGGCGCAGATCGCGAAGATACGTATCGACGAGCATCATTGATAGGCAACTATGCGGCAACCCGCAAATGGAGCCTCCTGTTGATTGCCTATCGGGACCAGCAAACGTCCAACCAGACCTTCGGTAACTATCGCGCAACGGGACTGTCACTCAACTCCCGTTACGATTTCTGA
- a CDS encoding undecaprenyl-phosphate glucose phosphotransferase: MTINNTPLVSFFKRLLDPFIILSLLYGLTLLHQEAFTGYYLVLAIIAFFVSSYVYEQIDLYRTWRSGRLLAYARGILIGWIIIVAMLLFIGHVTGLSYRFSEQVILIWFAVTPLALLASHLTLRRIASNLRNDGEVRSVVIVGANPPGLKLASRIAEYPDLFMAVHGFFDDRSAQRHEGSNDLKMLGKMADIADYVRRHAIQMIFISQPMSAQPRIRKLIDELQDTTASIYFLPDIYVFDLMQARFDNVGGVPVVAICETPFTGFNSVVKRTSDVVLATMIQILLTPVMIGIAIAIKVTSPGPVIFKQLRYGLNGEEIIIYKFRSMKIHDPGAVVVQAQKNDSRLTPIGGFLRRSSLDELPQFINVLQGRMSIVGPRPHAVAHNELYRKQIKGYMLRHKVKPGITGWAQVNGMRGETDTLDKMEARIELDLDYLRSWSLALDFWIIFRTIKVVLKRDNAY; encoded by the coding sequence ATGACCATCAACAACACGCCGCTAGTCTCGTTCTTCAAGCGACTGCTGGACCCGTTCATCATTCTCAGCCTGCTGTACGGATTGACGCTGCTGCACCAGGAAGCTTTCACCGGGTATTACCTGGTATTGGCCATCATCGCTTTCTTTGTGTCCTCCTATGTCTACGAACAGATCGACCTGTATCGCACCTGGCGCAGCGGCCGCTTGCTGGCCTACGCGCGCGGCATCCTGATCGGCTGGATCATCATCGTCGCGATGCTGCTGTTCATTGGCCATGTCACGGGGCTGAGTTACCGCTTCTCTGAACAGGTCATCCTGATCTGGTTTGCTGTCACGCCGCTGGCGCTGCTGGCCAGTCACCTGACCTTGCGCCGTATCGCCTCGAACTTGCGGAATGACGGAGAAGTGCGCTCGGTCGTCATCGTCGGTGCCAATCCGCCCGGACTCAAGCTGGCCAGCCGCATCGCCGAGTATCCCGACCTGTTCATGGCCGTCCATGGTTTCTTTGATGACCGCAGTGCCCAGCGCCACGAAGGCAGCAACGACCTCAAGATGCTCGGCAAGATGGCCGATATTGCTGACTACGTCAGACGCCACGCCATCCAGATGATCTTCATCAGCCAGCCGATGTCGGCCCAGCCGCGTATCCGCAAGCTCATCGATGAATTGCAGGACACCACGGCGTCGATTTATTTTTTACCGGACATTTATGTCTTCGACCTGATGCAGGCGCGCTTCGACAATGTCGGCGGCGTGCCCGTTGTCGCCATTTGCGAGACACCGTTCACCGGGTTCAATAGCGTCGTCAAACGGACCAGCGATGTGGTGCTGGCCACGATGATCCAGATACTGCTGACACCGGTCATGATCGGCATCGCCATCGCCATCAAAGTTACTTCGCCGGGACCGGTGATTTTCAAGCAGCTCCGCTACGGTCTGAATGGCGAAGAAATCATCATCTACAAATTCCGCTCGATGAAGATCCACGACCCCGGTGCGGTCGTTGTCCAGGCCCAGAAAAACGACTCCCGCCTGACACCGATAGGCGGCTTCCTGCGGCGCAGTTCGCTCGACGAATTGCCGCAATTTATCAACGTGCTGCAAGGCCGGATGAGTATCGTCGGCCCGCGCCCGCATGCAGTCGCCCACAACGAGCTGTATCGCAAACAGATCAAGGGCTACATGCTGCGCCACAAGGTCAAGCCCGGCATCACCGGCTGGGCGCAGGTCAACGGCATGCGCGGCGAAACCGACACCCTTGACAAGATGGAAGCCCGCATCGAACTCGACCTTGACTACCTGCGCAGCTGGTCGCTGGCACTCGACTTCTGGATCATCTTCCGCACCATCAAGGTCGTGCTCAAACGCGATAACGCTTACTAG
- a CDS encoding EpsD family peptidyl-prolyl cis-trans isomerase, whose amino-acid sequence MNKSNLTYSAMVLMLTLGLSACGGDKKKEASQSLVRVNGEEITVLQLNEELGRTPPQPTPAAQEAARKQVLEALVDRQLLLNEATTNKLERDPKVMQSIERAKAQILAQAYLQGRVAKIAKPTKSEIDDYFAKHPEFFTQRKSFDMNQLVIATKDFSDPLRAIIDNAKSLDDVAVWLDGNKIQYGRNQMTRTTADLPPPLVTKLQGMKKGQLFVIKENDRSLLVGLNDVKDSPVNAEAAAPQIEQFLRNQKSQEAAKDELARLRSIAKLEYLNKADGEKDKAVAAGAPVAAPAKSTATATATDSASNADNMARGVAGLK is encoded by the coding sequence ATGAATAAATCGAATTTGACCTACAGCGCAATGGTACTGATGTTGACCCTGGGCTTGTCCGCCTGCGGTGGCGACAAGAAAAAAGAAGCCAGCCAGTCGCTGGTGCGCGTCAACGGTGAAGAAATCACCGTGCTGCAACTCAACGAAGAGTTGGGCCGCACCCCGCCACAACCCACGCCGGCGGCGCAAGAAGCCGCCCGCAAGCAAGTCCTCGAAGCCTTGGTTGACCGACAGCTGTTACTCAACGAAGCCACGACCAACAAGCTCGAACGCGATCCTAAAGTCATGCAATCCATCGAGCGCGCCAAGGCACAGATCCTTGCGCAAGCCTACCTCCAGGGACGCGTCGCCAAAATCGCAAAGCCAACCAAATCTGAAATCGACGATTACTTCGCCAAGCACCCCGAATTTTTTACTCAACGCAAGTCGTTTGACATGAATCAGCTGGTCATTGCCACCAAAGACTTCAGTGACCCGTTGCGCGCCATAATCGACAACGCAAAGTCACTCGATGATGTGGCTGTCTGGCTCGATGGCAACAAGATCCAGTACGGCCGCAACCAGATGACCCGCACCACTGCCGACCTGCCGCCACCACTGGTGACCAAGCTGCAAGGCATGAAAAAAGGTCAGCTCTTCGTCATTAAGGAAAACGATCGTAGCCTGCTGGTCGGTCTCAATGACGTCAAGGACAGCCCAGTCAATGCCGAAGCCGCAGCACCGCAAATCGAGCAATTCCTGCGTAACCAGAAAAGTCAGGAAGCGGCCAAGGATGAACTGGCCCGGCTGCGATCGATCGCCAAGCTGGAATATTTGAACAAGGCCGACGGCGAGAAAGACAAGGCAGTTGCTGCCGGGGCACCAGTCGCCGCGCCAGCAAAAAGCACGGCAACCGCAACCGCAACCGACAGCGCATCAAACGCCGACAACATGGCGCGTGGCGTAGCCGGACTCAAGTAA